In Fusarium fujikuroi IMI 58289 draft genome, chromosome FFUJ_chr02, the genomic stretch GAGGGGATTGGCTAGGGTACTTATCGTGCAGGGATCGGGATGAGAATCCGAGGATACGGGCAGACTCTGCTTAGACTCTACGGCGTACAAGGGAGATGATAAGGGACTGACCTAGGTGAGCTATTTTGCGATACCTTAGATAAGTATCCTATCTACAATGGGTCCCCTTCAAGGCTATTGAGAGAGTATCCATACGACGAAGAGATATCGTCTGTAGATTACCGAGACTCACGTCTTCACAATGAATTACCCTATTCGTACGTGCCGCAAATGTTTGTGCCACACCAAAATACATAGAACAAACCCCTCACTCATCACATGCGTAACGCCCATATACACTCCAAGTCTAGACCAGACGTAGGCACAGTAGCCGTTACCCCCAAACCCAAACTAAGGTAGCGATTTCAAACAAAGGCCCTGGTTGTCAGTGCAGGCTGCAAGATGACAACAGTGAGTGGTTTCCCTGGCCAATTGCACGACCGCCAAACACACCACATTCCACCGTCTGCACGAGCTAATCGAGTGCCGATACAGGCTTTCCCCAGACCTCAATCAGTCGTGGTTCGGTGGACCCGGTCCCAAGCTCTTCTCCGTGGGGAAGACCCATGTCGTTTCGTTCAGCTCCAGTCATAGTGAAGTCGGACCGTATCCACCACCATGATCTATGCGTGGGTGACCTACACTGCAAGGGCCTGGACCCATGGGCTAGGGGGTGATAGTGGCTAAGCTAACCTGCAAGATAAGCTCTTGTTCCACCTGAGTACCTGTCCCAACGACACCATGCGCGTACTACCCAAGCATGGTTCACTGCCTGTTATCTCTGCCTCTGCTCGACACTATATAAACTGCCATGATTCCACTCActccagcctcttctcctcctcagaccCTCGACTCCAACACTCTTCACCCCTATCCTCCTccaatcctcctcctcaattcCTGTCCCTCTCACAAAGGCTGGTCTGAACCGCCTTCTATTCCATAATGTCagacgacgagaagagaCGACACTCCAACTCCAAGGGCAGTGCCGTCGCTGGCGATGCCTCAAGCATTCAATATGTCGACGACCAAGGCATGGGCCATCTCCACCGACGCCTCAACAACCGTCAGATCCAGCTCATCGCCGCTGGTGGTTCTATCGGAACagctctcttcatctccatcggTGGCGGTCTCGCCAAAGGCGGCCCTGGCAGTCTCCTCATCGCCTTCACCCTCTACTCCCTCGTTCTCGCCCTTGTCAACAACTCGATCGCTGAGATGAACACATACATGCCTGTTGCTGGTGGATTCGTGCGTCTTGCTGGCTACTGGGTCGACGATGCCCTAGGCTTCGTCGCTGGCTGgaacttcttcctctacGAGGCTCTCATTATTCCCTTCGAGATCACTGCCCTGACTTCTGTCATCTCCTTCTGGAATGCTGATGCCCTCAACCCCGGCCCAACCGCTGGTATCTGTGCTGCAGTCATTGTCTGTTACGCGTAAGTTTTGCCTCTTTCGTCAATTGAACTATACTGATCATATCACAGTCTTCTCAATGTCCTCGCTGTTCGATTCTATGGTGAATCCGAGTTCTGGCTCTCAGGTGGAAAGCTCATCctgatcttcctcctcttcgcctTCACTTTCGTCACTATGGTCGGTGGAAACCCCAAGCACGATGCCTACGGCTTCCGACACTTCTCCAACCCTGGATCATTCACCACATACCTCAGCTCAGGCGACAAGGGCAAATTCGAAGGTTTCCTCGCTGCTCtcttctcagcttccttCACAGTTGTCGGCCCCGAGTATATCTCAATGGTCTCTGCTGAGGCTCAACGCCCTACCTTTACCATCAAGAGTGCCTTCAAGACAGTCTACTACCGATtctgcatcttcttcatcgttggTGCTCTCGCTGTTGGCATCGTCTGTGCCTACAACGACCCCAAGCTCGTCGACATCTACTTCGGTGCTGGCGGTACTGGCAACGCTGCTTCTTCCCCATATGTCATTGCCATGACCAACCTTGGAATATCAGGTCTCCCTCATTTCGTCAACTTCCTGATCCtcacctccatcttctccgccGGTAACACATACACCTACTGCGCTACCCGAGCTCTCTACTCTTTGGCCATTGAGGGACGCGCCCCTCGATTCCTCCGATACTGCAACAAGTCCGGTATTCCCGTCTACGCCTTCTGTGTCACCATGCTGTTCCCCTTCCTGTCCTTCCTCCAGGTTGCCAACGGTTCCGCCAAGGTTCTCGGCTGGTTGATCAGCATCGTCACTGGTGGCGGTCTTATCACCTTCATGATCATGTCCATCACATTCATCAACTACCACCGCGCCTGTGTCGCCCAGGGTGTCAACCGCAAGACTGAGCGACCTTACTACGGCTACTTCCAACCCTACGGTGCCTACATTGCCCTCGTTGTCCAATCCGTCATCGTTCTCGTCTACGGATACTACGCTTTCCGACCCAAGTTC encodes the following:
- a CDS encoding probable carnitine transporter codes for the protein MSDDEKRRHSNSKGSAVAGDASSIQYVDDQGMGHLHRRLNNRQIQLIAAGGSIGTALFISIGGGLAKGGPGSLLIAFTLYSLVLALVNNSIAEMNTYMPVAGGFVRLAGYWVDDALGFVAGWNFFLYEALIIPFEITALTSVISFWNADALNPGPTAGICAAVIVCYALLNVLAVRFYGESEFWLSGGKLILIFLLFAFTFVTMVGGNPKHDAYGFRHFSNPGSFTTYLSSGDKGKFEGFLAALFSASFTVVGPEYISMVSAEAQRPTFTIKSAFKTVYYRFCIFFIVGALAVGIVCAYNDPKLVDIYFGAGGTGNAASSPYVIAMTNLGISGLPHFVNFLILTSIFSAGNTYTYCATRALYSLAIEGRAPRFLRYCNKSGIPVYAFCVTMLFPFLSFLQVANGSAKVLGWLISIVTGGGLITFMIMSITFINYHRACVAQGVNRKTERPYYGYFQPYGAYIALVVQSVIVLVYGYYAFRPKFDVEVFFQNYSMQILAVLLFVGWKVFKKTKYIRPHEVDLVWERPMIEAYEATFTEPPVGFWHEMGELVMPCFFKRNKSTSEV